DNA from Acidobacteriota bacterium:
ACGAAGTCGGCGTAGGCCACCTTCCACGCGCCGCCGTGGTGGCCGTGGTGCCCCCCGCGCCGTGGCTTCTTGATGATGACGACCGACGGGTTCTTCACCGCGCTGTCCCTCGCTCGGGCCGGGGTGGTGGCCTCACGCCGCCACCGCCGGCTGGCCCGCGTCCTGCTTCCCGACGCCCTTGCAGTACTGCTCGGTCTCGTCGAACGACGGACGCACCTCGCCGGGCAGCACGCGCCGCGCGAACTCGACGGCGATCGCCGGAGGAAAGCCCTTGTAGACCGCCAGCAGGCCTGTCTTGATGCAGACGAGGTAGTGCGCCTCGTCGTTGACGATGTGTTCGAGGCTCGTCGCGGCCGGCCCGACGAATCCATAGCAGGCCAGGATGCCGAGGAACGTCCCCACGAGCGCAGCGGCCACGTGGTGGCCGATCTCCTGCGGCGGACCGTCGATTGCCTGCATCGTCACCACGATGCCGAGCACGGCCGCCACGATGCCGAGGCCGGGCAAGGCATCGCTGGTCTTGGTCAGCGTCTGGGCCGGCTTGATGGCCTCCTCGTGGTGAACGTGGAGGTCTTCGTCCATCAGCGCCTCGAGATCGTGCGGGGCGATGCCGCCAAGGATGATGACCTTGATCGAATCCGTCAGGAAGTGCACCGCGTGATGGTTCGCCAGGAACTTGGGGTACTTCGACATGATGGGGCTCTTCGAGGCGTCCTCCACGTGACTCTCGAGCGCCATCACGCCCGCCTGCTGCGTGACCTTGAACATCTGATACATCATGCCGAGCAGTTCGAGGTAATCCTCCTTGGTCGACCGCGCCTTGAAGAAGCGCGAGAACTGCCCCCCAAGCGCCTTCAGCACGGGCATCGGCGTCCCGATGACCAGACCACCAATCGCC
Protein-coding regions in this window:
- the motA gene encoding flagellar motor stator protein MotA; the encoded protein is VGEVVWETRRAIYRRPPRMLLIVGSIIVTASVIGGYLMAGGPLLVLLQPAELVIIGGAAIGGLVIGTPMPVLKALGGQFSRFFKARSTKEDYLELLGMMYQMFKVTQQAGVMALESHVEDASKSPIMSKYPKFLANHHAVHFLTDSIKVIILGGIAPHDLEALMDEDLHVHHEEAIKPAQTLTKTSDALPGLGIVAAVLGIVVTMQAIDGPPQEIGHHVAAALVGTFLGILACYGFVGPAATSLEHIVNDEAHYLVCIKTGLLAVYKGFPPAIAVEFARRVLPGEVRPSFDETEQYCKGVGKQDAGQPAVAA